One Alligator mississippiensis isolate rAllMis1 chromosome 1, rAllMis1, whole genome shotgun sequence genomic window carries:
- the LOC132250699 gene encoding BPTI/Kunitz domain-containing protein-like, with product MKWGSLLVLAGLLALWAGLQPASGQVSPGVCRLPPESGKCEAYMPMYYYDTATRRCKEFIYGGCGGNGNRFLTEAACLQACGRKPGGDLSWLGGDVLLYPVDLCRLPPETGPCKMNILRYYYNWVTRTCQQFTYGGCQGNANNFKTRLECENRCKVGGKGLSLAGPDAARGMAAPGRWPDVQGRVKLGQPPE from the exons ATGAAGTGGGGCAGCCTCTTGGTGCTGGCGGGGCTCCTCGCCCTCTGGGCCGGTCTGCAGCCGGCGTCTGGGCAGGTTTCTCCAG gtgtCTGCAGGCTTCCCCCGGAGAGCGGCAAGTGTGAGGCCTACATGCCCATGTACTACTACGACACCGCCACACGCAGATGCAAGGAGTTCATctatgggggctgtgggggcaatGGGAACCGGTTCCTCACCGAAGCAGCCTGTCTCCAGGCCTGTGGGCGCAAGCCGGGAGGCGACTTGAGTTGGCTGGGCGGGGACGTCCTCCTCTACCCAGTGGACCTCTGCCGGCTCCCCCCAGAAACCGGCCCCTGCAAGATGAACATCCTGCGCTATTACTACAACTGGGTCACCAGGACCTGCCAACAGTTCACTTATGGCGGCTGCCAGGGCAATGCTAACAACTTTAAGACCCGCCTGGAGTGCGAGAACAGGTGCAAGGTGGGCGGGAAGGGGCTGAGCCTGGCAGGGCCGGACGCTGCGAGAGGCATGGCGGCACCGGGGCGATGGCCGGACGTGCAGGGAAGGGTGAAGCTGG ggcaGCCCCCAGAGTGA